CAAGAAAGGATCCTCAAGATAATCCTTGCTCCCAATAAATCCTACTGTAGCGTCAAAATCCTTCGTTACATTCCAAAGCAACTTGCCGCCAAGTACCATTTTCTGCGCTTCAACTTCATCAAGACCAATGTACTTGTTGTATTGATCCGGGTCCTTGTCGCCCTGCAATTTAGGTGCGCGATTTTCACCGCCAAACGCGCTCAGGACAAGCAACGGTTTTGCATCCTTTTTCAGGTTCAAGTTGAAATCATAACTAGCACCAAGCAGATCTATACCCGCCAAGTACAATTCGCCACCCGAAACAAACATATCGCCCAAGACGAGTTTCTGGAAGCGGTCTTCGTAAGACGCCTGTATAAACTTCGGATCAAATTTTCTCCATTTATCGCTAGATGCATCCAACGTAAAATCTATTTTCTGCCCTGATGGCGATTCCATGTGAAGAAACACATTCCAGGCGCCAAAAATTCCAGGAACCTGAAAATAATTCCTGTACTTTTTCCCTGGATAGACAGAATCTTTGCCATTTACAAAAATTTCATCAGATTCATTTTTTTGAGTCACGACAGAATGGTAACCAAATTCTGCACCAACAGACCCATTTATAACCCACGAAGAATCACCTTGCGAAAAGTCCACAGAATCAACAGCCGATTGCGCCAAAGCGGGGATAGCCAAAAAAGAAGCTAGAGCGATTCCTCGAAAAATCATTTATCAACCTCATAAATTTTAGCCGTCCTAACGGCATAACCACTCTTGTGAACGACCTCAATATCAAAGCGGTTCTTGTGCGCACGCTTCAATTCTACAGGAATCTGATAATCCAGATTCTGGATTTGGGACAATCGTTCCTGCAAAATGACCTTGCCATCCTGCCGAATGGTAACTTTATTCAAAGAACTCGGATCATAGTCAGGTACACGGATCTGGAATTGCAGAGTCTGCATAATCAAATCTTCGATTCCTGGAATCGGAGGCGGAGGCGGCACCTGGATGTGTTCATGCCTTTTGCCAAAAACTTTTACAGAGAAAGGCTTCATGGGATAGCAGCCCAATTTCTTCCTTGCACTGCTACGCCCAACATCATTCTCTGCGACAAATTCATATTCATGAACGCCACTGCGTAAAGCAAGGCGTTTGGGCATATTGCGTTTTACAGAAATTTCAGAAATCGGCGTTCCATCCATCACCACGGACAAGTGAGCCTCAGTCCCTTTGGCTACATCTGACACCGAGACGTTGGCAACACAGCGCAACGAATCGTAAGACGAATACTTAATCTGCGGAATCATATTATCACGATCTCCAGCCTGCCGATCTGCAGCAGAGGACTTCCGCAATAGGGATTCCTGATAGACCGAGTCCGCATATATTACAGCCGCCTTCATTTCTTCCATCGTCAACGACGTGTCTGCAAGAAGCGTGTCTAGAATTTTTGCAAAGCCCATATCTCCAGAAGATCTAAGTTTCAACACTGCAAATTCACCCTTGCCAATGACGGTTTCGCCCTCGCCAATAGAAAGAGAATCAACGTTAACCGGCAAAATCATCAACCGGCCATTTTTCAGGCCCGCAAAAAAAGCATTTCCATTATCACCAATAAAGCCCTCCGTTCCGCGAATCGAAGCAGCAGCAGTCCCCGTACTGAAATCTACCTTATTGCCTTTATTTTTTTCAACATTAAAGCCCATATACCCCTTTCGGATATCAGGCTTTATAACATAGTTACCCGATCCATCGTCTTCAATAAGGTCCTTAATACTGACAACGGAATTTTCAGCAATAGTAAGAACGCTATTATCCCCTTTCAATTTCAGCTCAATAGCACCGCCATCACTGGTCTTAAAGCAGTTGTTCAGTTCAAATTTGGCTCCATACTTAGCAGCAGTCCAGTCCGAACTATCAGCACAGCTATTTTTACTCTTATAAGCTTCGGGAACAACACCACTAATTGTACCCACTTTGGGAGCCGCAGAAACAGACAATGGGGCGACTATCGCAAGTAATAAACACGACAACGACAGATGCTTGAACATAAAACTTCTCCAACTATTTTCTTACAATAAATTTACTTTTTTTGTAAGAAATGGCAATAGAATTTTAAGAAAGGCAAGCTAAATCACATCACCCACCGGCAAGCTTAACCGTATACCCCTTTTTCTCAAGTTCGGCCTTGAGAACGTTACGCTTATCGCCCTGGATCTCGATATTGAAATCCTTAACAGATCCACCAACTCCGCATTTTTGCTTTAATGCGCGAGCCAGGTCCTTAAGTTCATCTTCATCCATCGGCACTCCAGAAACAACACTTGCCATTTTACCACCGCCAAGGCGTTTCAGCATAATGCGGACAACGCCATCGCCCTGCGGACGACTCGCCTTCGGCTTTTCTTCCTTGATTCGGCCTACTCCACTTGCAAATACTAGCGTAGAACGTTCTTCGATACCCATGCAATACCTCATTTTTGTCAAAAGATAGTTAATAGCCAAATTGCGTTTTTTATTTATACAAAAGAATCCCGACCATTGCTGATCGGGATTCTTTTTTTAAGCTTTACGCCTTACTTTTTCTTCGAAGAAGATTTCTTGTTTTCCTTCTTAGAAGACTTAGAAGCCTTTTCGTTTCCGCGAAGCACCGGGCGTCTATAACCAAAGCGCTTCATCATTTCGTCGCTAGACTTCAGGATATCGCCAATCTTAGACTTGCTATCCACAGGCGGGACCACGCAACGCTGCTTAGAGCGAACTTCAACCTTGGTCTTCACGATATACGGACCTGTACCATAGAGGCGACCGTTTGCATCTCTCAATTCACCGTTCATATCCGGTTTCATTTCG
This is a stretch of genomic DNA from Fibrobacter sp. UWB4. It encodes these proteins:
- a CDS encoding stress response translation initiation inhibitor YciH (involved in start site selection during the initiation of translation) produces the protein MGIEERSTLVFASGVGRIKEEKPKASRPQGDGVVRIMLKRLGGGKMASVVSGVPMDEDELKDLARALKQKCGVGGSVKDFNIEIQGDKRNVLKAELEKKGYTVKLAGG
- a CDS encoding FecR domain-containing protein translates to MFKHLSLSCLLLAIVAPLSVSAAPKVGTISGVVPEAYKSKNSCADSSDWTAAKYGAKFELNNCFKTSDGGAIELKLKGDNSVLTIAENSVVSIKDLIEDDGSGNYVIKPDIRKGYMGFNVEKNKGNKVDFSTGTAAASIRGTEGFIGDNGNAFFAGLKNGRLMILPVNVDSLSIGEGETVIGKGEFAVLKLRSSGDMGFAKILDTLLADTSLTMEEMKAAVIYADSVYQESLLRKSSAADRQAGDRDNMIPQIKYSSYDSLRCVANVSVSDVAKGTEAHLSVVMDGTPISEISVKRNMPKRLALRSGVHEYEFVAENDVGRSSARKKLGCYPMKPFSVKVFGKRHEHIQVPPPPPIPGIEDLIMQTLQFQIRVPDYDPSSLNKVTIRQDGKVILQERLSQIQNLDYQIPVELKRAHKNRFDIEVVHKSGYAVRTAKIYEVDK